A window from Armatimonas rosea encodes these proteins:
- a CDS encoding Gfo/Idh/MocA family protein has protein sequence MSQELNRRELLLGSAALALGTTEAQAQPPSRPVRIAVIGIGGQGTFSVNELAKLVPAESFVALCDVDDERAGKVYARFPGAKKFYDWREMFDKMGKEIEAVVIATPDHTHFHPAYRALSMGKHVYLEKPMAHSVWEVRELTKLAAEKKVATQLGVQRHTLPALHKAVEIVQSGLIGKVTEVHSWIASSRGMPPVPTDMPPVPSTLKYDLWLGPGPQRPYTPDIVPYKWRFFWDYGTGEAGNWGCHILDIPFWALGLTYPSRVDYHDGDPVHAVTTPTKFHVSFKYEKDITLHWYQGTPAILKEKNLDGKGMNNLFIGEKGMLLCGFDKAQLIGVEGEPSVKLKKSPGFHKEWLEAIAGGTPATCHFGYSGPMTETVLLGNVAYRAQEGFDWDSKTLKASSAKASALVRPKFPKGWTV, from the coding sequence TCGCCGTGATTGGGATCGGGGGGCAGGGGACCTTCTCGGTCAATGAGCTGGCAAAGCTGGTCCCCGCGGAGAGCTTTGTCGCGCTGTGTGACGTGGACGATGAGCGGGCGGGGAAGGTCTACGCGCGGTTCCCGGGTGCAAAGAAGTTCTACGACTGGCGCGAGATGTTCGACAAGATGGGCAAGGAGATCGAGGCGGTCGTGATCGCCACCCCGGACCACACGCACTTTCACCCCGCCTACCGTGCACTCTCGATGGGCAAGCATGTCTACCTGGAGAAGCCCATGGCCCACTCGGTCTGGGAGGTGCGTGAGCTCACCAAGCTGGCGGCGGAGAAGAAAGTCGCCACCCAGCTCGGGGTGCAGCGCCACACGCTACCGGCGCTCCATAAGGCAGTCGAGATTGTCCAGTCCGGGCTGATCGGCAAGGTCACCGAGGTGCATAGCTGGATCGCCAGTAGCCGCGGCATGCCGCCCGTCCCCACGGATATGCCGCCCGTCCCCAGCACCCTCAAGTACGATCTCTGGCTTGGCCCCGGTCCACAGCGGCCCTACACCCCCGATATCGTCCCCTACAAGTGGCGCTTCTTCTGGGACTACGGCACCGGTGAGGCGGGCAACTGGGGCTGCCATATCCTCGATATCCCGTTCTGGGCGCTGGGTCTGACCTACCCCAGCCGGGTGGACTACCACGACGGTGACCCGGTGCATGCGGTGACCACGCCCACCAAGTTCCATGTCAGCTTCAAGTACGAGAAGGACATCACGCTCCACTGGTACCAGGGGACCCCTGCGATCCTGAAGGAGAAAAATCTCGATGGTAAGGGGATGAACAATCTCTTTATCGGGGAGAAGGGGATGCTCCTCTGCGGCTTTGATAAGGCGCAGCTGATCGGGGTGGAGGGCGAGCCCAGCGTCAAGCTGAAGAAGTCGCCGGGCTTCCACAAAGAGTGGCTTGAGGCGATCGCGGGGGGCACGCCGGCAACCTGCCACTTTGGCTACTCCGGCCCGATGACCGAGACCGTGCTCCTGGGGAATGTCGCCTACCGCGCACAAGAGGGCTTCGACTGGGACTCGAAAACGCTCAAGGCCAGTAGCGCGAAGGCCAGCGCCCTGGTTCGCCCGAAGTTTCCGAAGGGCTGGACGGTCTAG
- a CDS encoding Uma2 family endonuclease, with amino-acid sequence MSTNTARTFTLEEYIAIEEASEVKHEFRDGQIVAMAGASPSHTFILADLVFLIRSQLKSGGCRIGSADMRVRLTPDGRYFYPDLVVVCGTPVFDDTKPQALINPRLIIEVLSDSTAAYDRGDKFHDYRQVPSLTDYVLVSQDRAYIEHYQRQGESDLWLYQAAEGLEATLLIGGLNLSLPLVDVYAQVDNIA; translated from the coding sequence ATGAGCACAAACACGGCCCGCACGTTCACGTTGGAGGAGTACATCGCCATCGAGGAGGCCTCGGAGGTCAAGCACGAGTTCCGCGACGGTCAGATCGTCGCGATGGCGGGGGCGAGCCCAAGCCACACCTTTATTCTGGCAGACCTGGTCTTCCTAATCCGCTCACAGCTTAAGTCGGGAGGGTGCCGGATCGGTTCGGCGGATATGCGCGTGCGGCTCACACCAGACGGCCGCTACTTCTACCCGGATTTAGTCGTGGTCTGTGGGACGCCCGTCTTTGACGACACCAAACCGCAGGCGCTGATCAACCCGAGACTGATCATTGAGGTGCTCTCCGACTCGACCGCGGCCTACGACCGGGGGGATAAGTTTCATGACTACCGCCAGGTGCCGTCGCTGACGGACTATGTCCTGGTCTCCCAGGACCGGGCCTATATCGAGCACTACCAGCGTCAGGGGGAGAGCGATCTCTGGCTCTACCAAGCCGCGGAGGGTCTGGAGGCGACCTTGCTGATCGGTGGTCTGAACCTCTCTCTGCCTCTGGTGGATGTCTACGCCCAAGTGGATAATATCGCATGA
- a CDS encoding HAD family hydrolase gives MIRAVLFDLDDTLCDDTGQMFESIREVAGLVPGGDPEAIADGYWRISHRFWTYEIHTRPPEPLESIRELLWKQTLDEAGVAHAPAQLKLLAARYGEAREKTPPPFPDAEHTLAQLKARGLKLGMVTNGVSESHTGKLARLGLGHFFDTVLMPDLTGFAKPDPRQFHLACERLGVLPEHTAHIGDSLVSDIGGARGAGLTAIWYNPENKPRPESATEPHHTVQTLAELLEITG, from the coding sequence ATGATCCGTGCGGTTCTCTTCGATCTGGACGACACCCTCTGCGACGACACGGGGCAGATGTTTGAGAGCATCCGAGAGGTCGCCGGGCTGGTTCCCGGCGGCGATCCTGAGGCGATTGCCGACGGCTACTGGCGTATCTCCCACCGGTTCTGGACCTACGAGATCCACACGCGCCCGCCCGAGCCGCTGGAGAGCATCCGCGAGCTCCTCTGGAAGCAGACTCTCGACGAGGCGGGGGTCGCGCACGCACCCGCACAGCTCAAGCTGCTTGCGGCCCGCTACGGCGAGGCACGGGAGAAGACCCCGCCGCCTTTTCCCGATGCCGAGCACACGCTTGCGCAGCTCAAGGCGCGCGGCCTGAAGCTGGGGATGGTCACCAACGGAGTCTCGGAGTCGCACACGGGCAAGCTGGCACGGCTGGGGCTGGGGCACTTTTTCGACACCGTGCTCATGCCCGACCTGACCGGCTTCGCCAAGCCCGACCCGCGCCAGTTCCACCTGGCTTGTGAGCGTCTGGGCGTGCTCCCAGAGCACACCGCCCATATCGGCGACTCGCTGGTCTCGGATATCGGCGGCGCACGGGGCGCGGGCCTCACGGCGATCTGGTACAACCCGGAGAACAAGCCCCGCCCCGAGTCGGCTACGGAGCCACACCACACGGTCCAAACCCTCGCCGAGCTACTGGAGATCACCGGCTAG